In the genome of Synechococcus sp. UW179A, the window CGTAACGTTCTGATCTGGAGCTATCTGTTACTGGCCTTACTGGGTGCAGTCCTGCCTTGGCAAGCCAATCTGGAATTCATTCAGGCAGGATCGGGAACAGGGTTTGATCTCAGTGGCTTCATCAGGGACGCCAATCTGACTGCAGCATCACGATCCCTCAGCCGCGATCTGATCATCGGCGCCACTGCGTTCACCATCTGGATCACCATT includes:
- a CDS encoding DUF2834 domain-containing protein; translation: MRNVLIWSYLLLALLGAVLPWQANLEFIQAGSGTGFDLSGFIRDANLTAASRSLSRDLIIGATAFTIWITIEGRRLQIRGWWISLVLCVTVSFACGGPFFLHLRERRLLELEKENPVVDQNN